From Candidatus Mycalebacterium zealandia:
ACAGCTTCATCAACCACATTCTTGTTGCGCCCCGCCTCGCTCAAGCGGCCGAGTCCCATGTTCAAAACAACGCGCTCAAGGCGCGGAACCATCATTGAGTTTGAGTAAGAATTCCTTTCCATAATCCGGGGAATCACTTGCTCATTGAAAATCTTCTTCATTCTCGGCTGTGGAGCGCTCATCATATCTGTTTTCCCGTTTTGCGATTCACGCGGAGTTTTTTACCTTTTTCATCGATCTTATAACCCGTTCTGATGGGAGACGATTCTTTGGAATCATAAAGCATCAGGTTTGATATGTGGAGGCTGGCCTCTTTGTCAATAATTCCGCCTGACGGATTTTTCTGGTTCGGGCGCACATTGCGTTTTACCATGTTGAGTTTTTCCACAATAGCCCTGCCCCTGTCGACAACTATCTTTGACACGGTGCCCTGCTTGCCTTTCTCTTTTCCGGCAAGCACGATGACTTCATCGCCCTTCTTAATGTGAAATTTCGCCGTGCCCACTTAAACAACCTCCGGAGCAAGCGAGATAATCTTCATAAACCCTTTAAATCTCAACTCTCTGGCGATGGGCCCGAAAACTCTGGTTCCTATGGGTCCGCCGTCTTTGTCAATAATCACCGCAGCGTTGTTGTCAAAACGGACATAGGTGCCGTCCGGCCTTCTGCTTTCTTTCTTGACGCGCACAACAACCGCCTTGCAGACCTCGCCCTTGGAAACTCTGGAATTCGGCATCGCATCTTTTACAGACACGACTATTTCATCTCCGAGGCGCGCGTATCTTCTTCTGGAACCCTTGAGAACTTTTATGCAGTAAAGCCTTTTCGCGCCGGTATTGTCCGCCGATTCAAGAAATGAACTTGACTGAATCATTGCCCGGCACCATCCCCCGCGCCAACCGGACGCGATTTTTCAACTATCTTCCCAACCCGCCATCTTTTGGTCTTGCTGACGGGTTTGGACTCGTATATCAAGGCCTTGTCGCCGACTTCACACTGGTTGTTGCCGTCGTGAACAACATAGCGCACTCTCTTCTTGATTGACCTGTTGTAAACAAGGTGCTTTTTGATGGTTACCACGTCCACAATGGCGGTTTTGTCGCCGTTTGTCCGCACAACGGTTCCCGTAAGCGAAGTGAAACGCCCTCTTTTCTTATTTTTTTCAGCCATTTTCTTCCTTCACACTTTCCTGTCCACTATTTCTCTTAAGCTCCGCTCTAACCGTTTTTATCCTTGCTATGTCCCTTCTCAACAGTTTGATTTGTGCGAAAGCATTGTTCTGCTTTGTCACAACCTGCATGCGGAGATTGAAAAGAGAAGTCGTCAGCTCACGCTCTTTCTTATTGAGGTCGCCAGCCGTTAACTCCCTGAGTTTATCGGGTTTTTCAGCCATTATACAACCTCTTCGCTCCGTTCAACCGTGCGCGTTTTTACCGGAAGTTTGTGAGCCGCCAACCTGAACGCCTCCTTTGCAAGCGCGACTGGAACACCGCTGAGTTCATAAAGCATCTGCCCGCGCCGAATTGGAGCCACGTATTCGGAAACATCACCCTTTCCTTTTCCCATTCTTGTTTCAGCGGGCTTTTTTGTCAGAGGCTTGTCGGGGAAAATCCGTATCCACAACTTCGCGCCCCTTTTGACGTAACGCGTTATGGCAATCCTGGCAGCTTCTATCTGCCGCGAAGTAAGGCGCCCGTTCTCAAGAGTCTGAAGACCGAACTGACCAAAATCTATGTCGGTCCCTCTGGTTGCCGCCCCGCGTATGCGCCCTTTGCGCATCTTGCGGTATTTTGTTTTTTTAGGCTGTAACATCTTCGCCTCTTTGTTCGGAAGAGGTTCTCTTCTCTATGATTTCCCCTTTAAAAATCCAAGTTTTTATTCCGATAATTCCGTATTTTGTTTTTGCCTCGGCAAAACCGTAGTCAATGTCGGCTCTGAGTTTTGTAAGCGGAACACCGCCTTCCTTATACCACTCTCTCCTCGCTATCTCCGCGCCGGCAAGCCGCCCCGAAACCATTATTTTTATTCCAAGCGCGCCCGTCCTCATCGCCGATGAAATCGCCTGTTTCATCGCTCTTTTGTAAGCGACCCTGCGCTCTATCTGCAAAGCGACGTTTTCTGCGACCATTTGAGCGTCCGTCTCCGACCTGCGCACCTCTTTGATGTCCACAACCATTTCCTTGCCCGTGCGCTCCTGCAACTCCCTTCTAATCCTTTCTATTTCCTGCCCGCTGCGTCCTATGATAATTCCGGGTCTGAGAGCGTGTATGACGACTTTTATCTTTTTCTGAACAACGCGCTCTATCTCAATTCTGGAAATGCCCGCCTGATAGAAGTCCTTTTTCAAGAACCTTCTTATCCTGATGTCCTCGTTGAGCATGTCAGTGAAGGATCTCTTCTCCGCATACCACTTGGAGTCCCAAGTCTTTGTTATGCCTATTCTCAAACCTATCGGGTTTACTTTCTGTCCCATGCTACATTCCCTTCCTTTCAAGCACTATCGTTACGTGGCTTGTTTTTCTCTTTCTCTGAAACGCGCGCCCCATGGCTCTGGCTTTGAACCTTTTAAGAACAGGTCCCTCGTCCGCATAAGTCTCTTTGATGTAGAGCTCTTCGGGCTCTGAATACCCTTTCTCGGACGCATTGGCGACCGCAGATTTGAGCAAATCGGCAAGAACAAGAGACACTCTCTTGCGCGTGAGATGCAACACTGAAAATGCCTCTTCCACATTTTTGCCTCTTATAAGGGCAAGAACAAGGCGAACCTTATCGGGCGACATTCTGTAGTATTTAAGAATGGATTTTGAAACCATTTGAAAAACTCTCCGCTCTTATTTGCCCACCTTTGACTTTTTGTCGCCGCCAGCATGGCTGTTGAAATTCCTTGTTGGCGAAAATTCACCGAGTTTGTGCCCTATCATGTGCTCATTAACGGAAACGGGAATAAACCTTTTCCCGTTGTGAACGGCGATTGTAAGCCCTATCATTTCGGGTATTACCATTGATGACCGCGACCATGTTTTAATGAAAACATCGCCTTGCGGCTGATTCTTCGCCGCTACCACTTTTTTGAGAAGTTTCTCGTGAATATAGGGTTGTTTTTGTAATTTTTGCGCCATTGTCTTTAATCCATTCCGTATCCAACCCTTCTGGGTTTGACGATATATTTGTCCGTCCGCTTGTTTTTCCGCGTTTTGTATCCGATTGTTATCCAGCCCCACGGAGAAACGGGATGCGGATTCCCTTTAGAGGCTTTTCCCTCTCCACCGCCGTGCGGGTGGTCAACAGGGTTCATTGCCACACCTCTGACTGTCGGTCTGCGGCGTCTATGGCGGTTTCTTCCGGCTTTTCCTATAGACACAAGTTCATGCTCTGAGTTACCCACTTTTCCGACTGTCGCCATGCATTCAAGGCTGAGCATTCTTATCTCGCCGGACGGAAGTTTCAAAAGCGCGCGGTTTCCCTCTTTCGCAGTAATCTGGACCGAACTCCCCGCCGAGCGGGCAATTTTTCCGCCGCCGCCGGGGCGAAGCTCAACGTTGTGAACAAAAACACCGGTCGGAATGTCTTTGAGTTTCAGCGAGTTGCCGACCGAAACCTCAGGCTCTCCACCAGAAAAAACCGTGTCTCCGACGGAAATCCCGTCGCACGCTATGATGTATCTCTTCTCTCCGTCCGCGTAGTTCAAAAGTGCTATTCTCGCAGACCTGTAAGGATCGTACTCTATCGAGGCAACATTTGCGGGAACCCCGACTTTGTTGCGTTTGAAATCCACAACCCTGTAACGCCTCTTGTGTCCGCCGCCGCGAGTGTAGACTGAGATTCTGCCTCCACCCCCTCTTCCCGCCTTGTTCGGAATTGAAGAAACAAGGGGTTTGTGCGGAACGGACGAGGTAAGTTCGGTGAAATCTTCACCTGTCCTGAAACGCGTGCCCGGAGATGTCGGATTAAACTTTCTTATTCCCATTACGTGCCCTCGAATATATCTATGGTTCCCTCAACAACCTTCACATACGCCTTCTTGTAGCCGGACTTTCTGCCTGAAACACGCCCGCCTCTTTTAACGGTTTTACCCGGCATCAAAGCTGTTCTTACACCTCTTACTTTCACCCCAAAAGCCTTCTCAACTGAATCTTTTATCTGGTGTTTTTTGGATTTTTCATCAACCGAAAAAACATACCAGCCCTTTTCGCGCAGAGAAAAACTCTTCTCCGTGACAAGCGGGGCTTGAATAATTTTGTGCGGACTACTCAATGCGAAAGAGCCTCCTGGACGGACTTGACCGCTTCAACGGTCATAATCAAACTCTCAAATCCCAAAGTGTCATAAACATTGACGCCTTTGTCGGCCAGCATTTTGACGCCCGGAATGTTGTTCGCGGACTTCGCGAAGTTTTCCCAGCCACTGTTCGGAACGTCAATAAAAAGCGCGCTTGAAACGCCGAAAGCACTCATTATTTCGGTAACCCGTTTTGTCTTAATCTCCGGCAACTCAAAATCTTGCACAACCGTAATAGCCCCGTCGCGGAACTTTGCAGAAAGCGCCGATTTGAGCGCCTGCTTTCTGACCTTGCGGGGAACCTTGAATGACCAGTCTTTAGGTTTCGGACCGAAGGTCACACCGCCTTTTTTCCATATGGGCGACCTTATTGAACCGTGCCGGGCCCGCCCCGTGTGCTTCTGCTTCCACGGCTTGATGCCGCCGCCCCGGACTTCTCCACGCGTTTTTGTTGAGGCGGTGCCGCTTCTCGCCGAAGCGCGCTGCCACTTCACAACAAACTGCATCAGGTCTTCCCTTATTGGAGATTCAAATACCTCGTCTCTCAAATCAAGGGTGTCAACCTGCTTTTTGTTCATGTCATAGACTTCAACTGTCGGCAACTTGACTGCCTCCCTTCACTGAATGTCTTATAAATATTCCCGAACCCCGGTGCCCCGGAACCGAACCTTTAACGACAACGAGGTTTTTTTCCATATCCACCGAAACAACCTTCAGCCCCTGAGAGGTGACTCCCGTCCCTCCCGACCTTCCAGCCATTTTGATTCCTTTCCACACGCGCGCCGGATAGGACGCCTGACCGATTGAGCCGGGCCTGCGGTGCGCCTTGCCGCCGTGCGAAGCGGCCTGACCGGCAAAGCCGTGCCTTTTCATCACGCCCGTAAAACCCTTGCCCTTTGATGAACCTATCACGTCAACCTTGTCTCCCTCTTTAAACATCATCCCGGCGGTAAAAATTTCTCCGGGTTTCACTTCTCCGTCATCGCAACTGACTTCAACTATCCTCTTCATCGCGGGAAGCCCTGCGGGAGAACAATGACCTGTTGCCGCCTTATTAGCGGAAAAATCCTCTTCAAATCCAATTTGAACCGAGCAATAGCCGTCGTTCTCTTCGGTCTTTTTCTGAATCACATAGCACGGGCCCACTTCAAGCACGGTAACGGGAACAAGCACTGAACCGTCCTTAAACATCTGCGTCATCGCCACTTTTTTACCTGTAAGTCCACCTATCATTGTCGTCTATCCCGTCATGTGAGCTTAATGTCATCAACATCAACGCCGGAAGCCAAATCCAGCTTCATAAGTTCGTCAACCGTCTGGTGGGTCGGCTCAAGTATGTAAACAACCCTTTTGTGAGTCCTTATCTCAAAATGCTCCCTTGAGTTTTTATTCACATGGGGAGACCTGAGAACGCAAATTCTGCGAATGAGCGTGGGCAGAGGAAAGGGTCCCGAAATTCTCGCGCCCGTTCTCTTCGCCGTGTCGGCTATATCAAAAGCCGATTTGTCAATAAGCCGATGATCAAACGACTTAAGTTTTATTCTTATTTTTGAAGCAAGACTCATGACTACTACTCAATAATTCCAGTAACGACGCCGGCGCCGACAGTTTTGCCTCCCTCCCTTATGGCGAAACGCAACTGCTCCTCCATCGCCACAGGCGCTATTAACTCAACTTCCACATTTACACTGTCACCCGGCATCACCATCTCAACACCATCGGGCAACTTCACCGAACCCGTTACATCCGTCGTCCGTAAATAAAACTGAGGCCTGTAACCCGGAAAAAACGGAGTGTGCCTTCCACCCTCCTCCTTCTTCAACACGTACACCTCGGCGGAAAACTTCTTGTGAGGCATAATGCTGCCCACTGCCGACAACACCTGCCCTCTCTCAACAGTCTCCTTGTCCACGCCGCGCAACAACACCCCAACGTTGTCACCCGCAACCGCATCGTCCAGTATCTTGCGGAACATCTCAAGACTCGTCGCAACCGTCTTAACCGTCTCCTTGAATCCCACAATCTCCACCTCGTCACCCGCGTTTATCTTGCCCCTCTCCACTCTGCCCGTAACAACCGTGCCTCTGCCCGATATAGTGAAAACATCCTCAACAGCCATAATGAACGGCTTGTCAACCTCTCTCACGGGCTCAGGTACATAACTGTCCACCGCACTCATCAACTCTTTAATCTGAGCCGCAGAGTCTCCGTCCCCCTCAAGGGCCTTGAGCGCGCTTACCTTCACTATCGGTATGTCGTCCCCGGGAAACTTGTACTCATTCAGCAAATCCCGTATCTCAAGCTCAACCAAATCCAAAAGCTCAGGGTCGTCCAGCATGTCAACCTTGTTCAACGCAACCACTATCGACGGAACCCCCACCTGACGCGCCAACAGGATGTGCTCCCGCGTCTGAGGCATAGGACCATCCGGCGCGCTTACAACCAGTATCGCACCGTCCATCTGCGCAGCCCCCGTTATCATGTTCTTCACATAGTCCGCGTGACCGGGACAGTCAACATGCGCGTAGTGCCGTGACTCCGTCTCGTACTCAACATGCGATATGTTTATCGTTATCCCCCTGTCCTTCTCCTCAGGAGACTTGTCTATGTCCCCAAACTCCACAAACTCCGCCTTGTCCAATACCTTCGTTATCGCAGCCGTAAGGGTCGTCTTGCCATGATCAACATGACCTATCGTCCCTATATTTAAATGTGGCTTGCCCCTCTCAAACTTCTCTTTAGACATCTCTTCTTACCTCCTCAAAATGCCTGCAAATTCAACATTCTAAACATTCTCCGCGGTCGCTCTGAGTTCTTCAACAATATTCTTTGGAAGAACCTCGTAACAGGAAAACTCCATTGTGAAGGAACCCCTTCCCTCAGTCATCGACCTTAGCTCGGTAGCATATCCGAATACTTCGCCAAGGGGAACATCAGATTTAATAGCCTGCATCGCACCACGCATCTCCGTACTTACTATTTTTCCCCTTCTGGAATTCAAATCACCTATGATGTTCCCCGTAAAATCCTCTGGCGCGACAACCTCAAGACTCATAACCGGTTCAAGGATTGACGGAGAAGCCTTGGAAAAACCGTCTTTGAAAGCCATTGAGCCCGCGATTTTGAAAGCGATTTCAGACGAATCAACCTCGTGGAATGAGCCATCGTAAAGAGTAACACGCACATCCACGACCGGATAGCCCAAAACAATGCCGGTTTCCATAACTTCACGAATGCCCTTCTCCACGGCGGGAACATACTCTCTGGGTATCGCACCGCCCTTGATTTGGTCAACAAACTCAAAGCCCTCGCCCCTTTCAAGAGGGTCAACCTTGATTTTCACATGCCCGTATTGCCCGCGTCCGCCCGTCTGCCTTATGAATTTGGCTTCAACATCCGATGACCCCAGAATGGTTTCCCTGTAAGCGACCTGCGGTTTGCCCACGCTTGAGTCCACGTTAAACTCCCTTGAAAGCCGGTCAACAATAACCTCAAGGTGAAGCTCTCCCATTCCCGATATGACAGTCTGCCCCGTCTCCTCATCGCTTTTAACTCTGAAAGACGGGTCTTCAAGCGCAAGACGGGAGAGGGAAATTCCGAGTTTTTCCTGATCGGGCTTGGATTTGGGCTCAATCGCAATGGAGATAACCGGGTCGGATATGTTCAAACTTTCAAGAACAATGGGCTTGTTCAGATCGCAAAGAGTGTCGCCCGTTACGGAGGTTTTCAGCCCCACCGCGGCAACAATTCCTCCCGCGTCTATCTCCTTGATTTCCTCTCTTTTGTTGGCATGCATTCTCACCAGACGCCCGATTTTTTCTTTCTTATCCTTTGTGGAATTGAGCACGGTGCTGCCGGAAACAAGTTTTCCGGAATAAACCCTTATATATGTAAGCTGTCCGACAAACGGGTCGTTCATAATCTTGAAAGCGAGCCCTGAGAAAGGCGCGTCCGGGTCGGAAACCCTTGAGTCTTCGGAGCCGTCTTCTTTTGTGCCGGAAATCGGGGGAAGGTCAACCGGAGACGGAAGATAGTCAACAACGGCGTCAAGCAGAAGTTGAACCCCTTTGTTTTTGAAAGCGGAACCGCAAAAAACCGGAATGATTTTAAGCGCGGTGGTCTGTTCTCTTATGACCTTTTTCACAGTGGCCATGTCCACTTCCTCATCGCTTAGGTACGCCTCCATTATTGAGTCGTCAAAATCTGCCAGCGCTTCAAGCAACTGCTTGCGACCGGCGGTGAACTGCTCCTGATAATCTTCGGGAATATCCTGCAACTCAAACTTGGCGCCCAAAGATTCACCGTCCCAAACCGCGAGTTTGCAGGAAACAAGGTCAACTATGCCCTTGAATTCCTCACCTTCAAACCAGGGAATATGCATATAGACGGGACGCGCGTTAAGACGCTCTTCAACCTGTTTGACAACCTTGAAGAAATCCGCGCCGATTCTATCCATTTTGTTTACAAAACAGATTCTCGGAACCCCGTAACGGTCCGCCTGTCTCCAGACGGTTTCAGTCTGCGGCTCAACGCCGCCAACGCAGTCAAACACAACAACCGCGCCGTCAAGCACCTTGAGCGAACGCTCAACCTCAATGGTGAAGTCAACATGGCCCGGGGTGTCAACAATGTTAATTCTGTGGTCGTCCCAGAAACAGGTGGTGGTCGCCGAAGTGATTGTTATTCCGCGCTCCCTCTCCTGCTCCATCCAGTCCATAGTGGCGGTTCCTTCGTGAACCTCGCCAATTTTGTAGGT
This genomic window contains:
- the rplX gene encoding 50S ribosomal protein L24, with the protein product MGTAKFHIKKGDEVIVLAGKEKGKQGTVSKIVVDRGRAIVEKLNMVKRNVRPNQKNPSGGIIDKEASLHISNLMLYDSKESSPIRTGYKIDEKGKKLRVNRKTGKQI
- the rplN gene encoding 50S ribosomal protein L14, whose protein sequence is MIQSSSFLESADNTGAKRLYCIKVLKGSRRRYARLGDEIVVSVKDAMPNSRVSKGEVCKAVVVRVKKESRRPDGTYVRFDNNAAVIIDKDGGPIGTRVFGPIARELRFKGFMKIISLAPEVV
- the rpsQ gene encoding 30S ribosomal protein S17, which gives rise to MAEKNKKRGRFTSLTGTVVRTNGDKTAIVDVVTIKKHLVYNRSIKKRVRYVVHDGNNQCEVGDKALIYESKPVSKTKRWRVGKIVEKSRPVGAGDGAGQ
- the rpmC gene encoding 50S ribosomal protein L29, which translates into the protein MAEKPDKLRELTAGDLNKKERELTTSLFNLRMQVVTKQNNAFAQIKLLRRDIARIKTVRAELKRNSGQESVKEENG
- the rplP gene encoding 50S ribosomal protein L16, which translates into the protein MLQPKKTKYRKMRKGRIRGAATRGTDIDFGQFGLQTLENGRLTSRQIEAARIAITRYVKRGAKLWIRIFPDKPLTKKPAETRMGKGKGDVSEYVAPIRRGQMLYELSGVPVALAKEAFRLAAHKLPVKTRTVERSEEVV
- the rpsC gene encoding 30S ribosomal protein S3; this encodes MGQKVNPIGLRIGITKTWDSKWYAEKRSFTDMLNEDIRIRRFLKKDFYQAGISRIEIERVVQKKIKVVIHALRPGIIIGRSGQEIERIRRELQERTGKEMVVDIKEVRRSETDAQMVAENVALQIERRVAYKRAMKQAISSAMRTGALGIKIMVSGRLAGAEIARREWYKEGGVPLTKLRADIDYGFAEAKTKYGIIGIKTWIFKGEIIEKRTSSEQRGEDVTA
- the rplV gene encoding 50S ribosomal protein L22 — its product is MVSKSILKYYRMSPDKVRLVLALIRGKNVEEAFSVLHLTRKRVSLVLADLLKSAVANASEKGYSEPEELYIKETYADEGPVLKRFKARAMGRAFQRKRKTSHVTIVLERKGM
- the rpsS gene encoding 30S ribosomal protein S19, with the translated sequence MAQKLQKQPYIHEKLLKKVVAAKNQPQGDVFIKTWSRSSMVIPEMIGLTIAVHNGKRFIPVSVNEHMIGHKLGEFSPTRNFNSHAGGDKKSKVGK
- the rplB gene encoding 50S ribosomal protein L2; protein product: MGIRKFNPTSPGTRFRTGEDFTELTSSVPHKPLVSSIPNKAGRGGGGRISVYTRGGGHKRRYRVVDFKRNKVGVPANVASIEYDPYRSARIALLNYADGEKRYIIACDGISVGDTVFSGGEPEVSVGNSLKLKDIPTGVFVHNVELRPGGGGKIARSAGSSVQITAKEGNRALLKLPSGEIRMLSLECMATVGKVGNSEHELVSIGKAGRNRHRRRRPTVRGVAMNPVDHPHGGGEGKASKGNPHPVSPWGWITIGYKTRKNKRTDKYIVKPRRVGYGMD
- the rplW gene encoding 50S ribosomal protein L23; translated protein: MSSPHKIIQAPLVTEKSFSLREKGWYVFSVDEKSKKHQIKDSVEKAFGVKVRGVRTALMPGKTVKRGGRVSGRKSGYKKAYVKVVEGTIDIFEGT
- the rplD gene encoding 50S ribosomal protein L4 — translated: MPTVEVYDMNKKQVDTLDLRDEVFESPIREDLMQFVVKWQRASARSGTASTKTRGEVRGGGIKPWKQKHTGRARHGSIRSPIWKKGGVTFGPKPKDWSFKVPRKVRKQALKSALSAKFRDGAITVVQDFELPEIKTKRVTEIMSAFGVSSALFIDVPNSGWENFAKSANNIPGVKMLADKGVNVYDTLGFESLIMTVEAVKSVQEALSH
- the rplC gene encoding 50S ribosomal protein L3 gives rise to the protein MGGLTGKKVAMTQMFKDGSVLVPVTVLEVGPCYVIQKKTEENDGYCSVQIGFEEDFSANKAATGHCSPAGLPAMKRIVEVSCDDGEVKPGEIFTAGMMFKEGDKVDVIGSSKGKGFTGVMKRHGFAGQAASHGGKAHRRPGSIGQASYPARVWKGIKMAGRSGGTGVTSQGLKVVSVDMEKNLVVVKGSVPGHRGSGIFIRHSVKGGSQVADS
- the rpsJ gene encoding 30S ribosomal protein S10 gives rise to the protein MSLASKIRIKLKSFDHRLIDKSAFDIADTAKRTGARISGPFPLPTLIRRICVLRSPHVNKNSREHFEIRTHKRVVYILEPTHQTVDELMKLDLASGVDVDDIKLT
- the tuf gene encoding elongation factor Tu, whose amino-acid sequence is MSKEKFERGKPHLNIGTIGHVDHGKTTLTAAITKVLDKAEFVEFGDIDKSPEEKDRGITINISHVEYETESRHYAHVDCPGHADYVKNMITGAAQMDGAILVVSAPDGPMPQTREHILLARQVGVPSIVVALNKVDMLDDPELLDLVELEIRDLLNEYKFPGDDIPIVKVSALKALEGDGDSAAQIKELMSAVDSYVPEPVREVDKPFIMAVEDVFTISGRGTVVTGRVERGKINAGDEVEIVGFKETVKTVATSLEMFRKILDDAVAGDNVGVLLRGVDKETVERGQVLSAVGSIMPHKKFSAEVYVLKKEEGGRHTPFFPGYRPQFYLRTTDVTGSVKLPDGVEMVMPGDSVNVEVELIAPVAMEEQLRFAIREGGKTVGAGVVTGIIE
- the fusA gene encoding elongation factor G, which gives rise to MAEEIKVPMDKVRNIGIVAHIDAGKTTTTERILFYTGLTYKIGEVHEGTATMDWMEQERERGITITSATTTCFWDDHRINIVDTPGHVDFTIEVERSLKVLDGAVVVFDCVGGVEPQTETVWRQADRYGVPRICFVNKMDRIGADFFKVVKQVEERLNARPVYMHIPWFEGEEFKGIVDLVSCKLAVWDGESLGAKFELQDIPEDYQEQFTAGRKQLLEALADFDDSIMEAYLSDEEVDMATVKKVIREQTTALKIIPVFCGSAFKNKGVQLLLDAVVDYLPSPVDLPPISGTKEDGSEDSRVSDPDAPFSGLAFKIMNDPFVGQLTYIRVYSGKLVSGSTVLNSTKDKKEKIGRLVRMHANKREEIKEIDAGGIVAAVGLKTSVTGDTLCDLNKPIVLESLNISDPVISIAIEPKSKPDQEKLGISLSRLALEDPSFRVKSDEETGQTVISGMGELHLEVIVDRLSREFNVDSSVGKPQVAYRETILGSSDVEAKFIRQTGGRGQYGHVKIKVDPLERGEGFEFVDQIKGGAIPREYVPAVEKGIREVMETGIVLGYPVVDVRVTLYDGSFHEVDSSEIAFKIAGSMAFKDGFSKASPSILEPVMSLEVVAPEDFTGNIIGDLNSRRGKIVSTEMRGAMQAIKSDVPLGEVFGYATELRSMTEGRGSFTMEFSCYEVLPKNIVEELRATAENV